The Desmonostoc muscorum LEGE 12446 genome includes a region encoding these proteins:
- a CDS encoding SRPBCC family protein has protein sequence MSASDILNSIIAGSNMAWSQDKQKLLVEGEILVETRSHKACGGAVTAWMYLPMVRSQVWQQLTDYPRWVQYFPDITKSEVTHRGEVKRLYQAAQKAFLFFTAQVEIYLNVVEVLGQQIQFRMEKGTFEDFNARLELKDCGNGTLLAYTVQATPNIPIPSIFIQQAMNFELPANMRKMRQVLCKDQ, from the coding sequence ATGTCTGCGTCTGATATATTAAACTCAATTATTGCAGGTTCAAATATGGCTTGGAGTCAAGACAAGCAAAAGTTGCTGGTAGAGGGTGAAATTTTAGTAGAAACGCGATCGCACAAAGCGTGTGGTGGGGCTGTCACAGCTTGGATGTATTTGCCGATGGTGCGATCGCAAGTCTGGCAGCAATTAACCGATTACCCCCGCTGGGTGCAATATTTTCCCGATATCACCAAAAGCGAAGTAACACATCGAGGTGAAGTCAAGCGTCTGTATCAAGCTGCACAAAAAGCTTTCTTGTTTTTCACGGCTCAAGTGGAAATTTACCTGAATGTTGTAGAAGTGCTGGGGCAACAAATCCAATTTCGCATGGAAAAAGGGACTTTTGAGGACTTTAACGCTCGTTTAGAACTCAAAGATTGCGGTAATGGCACTTTACTTGCTTATACGGTGCAAGCTACGCCTAATATCCCAATTCCATCAATTTTCATTCAACAAGCAATGAACTTTGAATTGCCAGCGAATATGCGTAAAATGCGACAAGTGCTTTGTAAAGACCAATAA